The Lycium ferocissimum isolate CSIRO_LF1 chromosome 10, AGI_CSIRO_Lferr_CH_V1, whole genome shotgun sequence genome window below encodes:
- the LOC132035413 gene encoding RING-H2 finger protein ATL56-like: MAASTRFFSYFNQLINSFFFSWLPQALRFLMLVFFVTISSYVQRQEKQKFRKIINKKSTKFVYKKRKLLGFAANEPLDCAICLSDFEHGDKGRKIEKCNHMFHENCLDKWLMHGKGQATCPLCRSVIIPENMVEVHRKVEDEGLTFTIFEEELALLLLSGLTSGCSSQRCF, translated from the coding sequence atggcGGCTTCCACTagatttttctcttatttcaaTCAACTTATCAATAGTTTCTTCTTCTCATGGCTTCCTCAAGCATTAAGGTTTCTAATGCTTGTATTTTTTGTTACAATCAGTTCATACGTACAGagacaagaaaaacaaaaattcaGGAAAATCATAAACAAGAAAAGCACTAAATTCGTGTACAAAAAGAGGAAACTGCTTGGATTTGCTGCTAACGAACCACTTGATTGTGCTATTTGTTTATCGGATTTTGAGCACGGAGATAAAGGCAGGAAAATTGAAAAGTGCAATCATATGTTCCATGAAAATTGCTTAGACAAATGGCTAATGCACGGCAAGGGACAAGCCACGTGTCCGCTTTGCCGGAGCGTAATTATACCGGAGAATATGGTGGAAGTTCACCGGAAAGTTGAAGATGAAGGACTTACGTTTACTATCTTTGAGGAAGAACTTGCTCTTTTGTTGCTCTCTGGTTTGACTAGTGGATGTTCTAGTCAAAGGTgtttctaa